From a region of the Pseudomonadota bacterium genome:
- a CDS encoding carboxylesterase: protein MPETPLATLELDAPCGAAVATVILLHGLGADGHDFAPIVAELDLPSDHGVRFVFPHAPERAVTINGGMVMPAWYDLAEVDITARQDAAGIRASAARLVDLIDRERGRGIDAQRLVVAGFSQGGAIALHAGLRYPLPLAGILALSTYLPLAGDLAAEASAANRGTPIFMGHGLHDPVVPYLHGSRSCRVLEDLGYPARLHSYRMEHAVCAEEIRDIGTWLREVLDL from the coding sequence ATGCCTGAAACACCCCTAGCGACATTGGAGCTCGACGCGCCGTGCGGTGCGGCCGTCGCCACGGTGATTCTGCTTCATGGCCTGGGTGCCGACGGCCACGACTTCGCGCCGATCGTCGCGGAGTTGGACCTGCCGTCGGATCACGGTGTGCGTTTTGTTTTCCCCCACGCGCCGGAACGGGCGGTGACCATCAATGGTGGGATGGTGATGCCGGCCTGGTACGACCTCGCTGAGGTGGATATCACGGCGCGCCAGGATGCGGCGGGTATCCGCGCCTCCGCAGCGCGGTTGGTCGACCTGATCGATCGCGAACGCGGTCGCGGCATCGATGCGCAGCGCCTCGTGGTGGCGGGATTCTCCCAGGGTGGCGCCATTGCCCTGCATGCAGGACTGCGTTACCCGCTGCCCTTGGCCGGGATACTGGCACTCTCCACCTATCTACCTCTGGCCGGCGATCTGGCCGCAGAGGCGAGCGCGGCGAACCGGGGCACACCGATATTCATGGGGCACGGGCTTCATGATCCCGTTGTGCCCTACCTGCATGGTTCGCGTTCCTGTCGCGTGCTGGAGGATCTGGGGTATCCTGCGCGTCTGCACAGCTACCGCATGGAGCATGCGGTGTGTGCCGAAGAGATCCGTGATATCGGAACCTGGTTGCGAGAGGTGCTGGATCTATAG
- a CDS encoding lipopeptide, with protein sequence MPRPAFALFALLLATLLALSACGQTGALYLPDDQSETVQRDKKQPE encoded by the coding sequence ATGCCCCGTCCGGCTTTCGCGCTGTTCGCATTGTTACTCGCCACCCTGCTGGCACTTTCCGCGTGCGGCCAGACCGGCGCGCTCTACCTGCCGGATGATCAATCCGAAACTGTTCAGCGCGACAAGAAACAACCCGAGTAG
- a CDS encoding prenyltransferase: MTNETLSLVKSARPFSLVVAVVSCGLGVYLGLRETVAPLLIVVGVLVAGLLLQIGVNLINDRSDLHLLRGDAPATKTRRARIRLSYRLGLICFGIAVGIGLALVMLRGWPLLTIGIAGVIGAFAYTLEPINYKRRGLGVMMVFWLMGVMMVEGAYLAVTGTLSWQVFWHALPVSCLVSLLLLSNEIRDIERDRGEGVATLAVRIGLARARGLFWALALAAFALSIVYSLIGLLSNPLWLILPVPLLIPVMRHLYTDARQSLPPWTGRLLLLFGIGYALAL; this comes from the coding sequence ATGACCAACGAAACCTTGTCGCTGGTTAAATCGGCGCGTCCCTTCTCCCTGGTGGTCGCGGTGGTCAGCTGTGGCCTGGGGGTTTACCTGGGACTGCGCGAAACCGTGGCGCCTCTGCTGATCGTGGTCGGTGTGCTGGTCGCGGGATTGCTGCTGCAGATCGGCGTCAATCTCATCAACGACCGTTCGGATCTGCACCTGTTGCGGGGCGATGCGCCCGCAACGAAGACCAGGCGCGCCAGGATACGCCTGAGCTATCGCCTGGGCCTGATCTGTTTCGGCATCGCCGTCGGGATCGGCCTGGCGTTGGTGATGCTGCGTGGCTGGCCCCTGCTGACCATCGGCATCGCCGGCGTCATCGGCGCCTTCGCCTATACCCTGGAGCCCATCAATTACAAACGCCGCGGCCTGGGCGTGATGATGGTCTTCTGGTTGATGGGCGTGATGATGGTGGAGGGCGCCTATCTGGCCGTGACGGGCACGCTTTCGTGGCAGGTCTTCTGGCATGCACTGCCGGTCAGCTGCCTGGTTTCCCTGTTGCTGCTCAGCAACGAAATCCGCGACATTGAACGCGATCGCGGCGAGGGCGTCGCCACGCTGGCGGTGAGGATAGGGCTGGCCAGGGCGCGGGGCCTCTTTTGGGCGCTGGCGTTAGCCGCGTTCGCGCTGTCGATCGTCTATTCGCTGATCGGATTGTTGTCCAATCCGCTCTGGTTGATTTTACCCGTGCCGCTACTGATACCTGTGATGCGTCACCTTTATACCGATGCGAGACAATCGCTTCCGCCCTGGACGGGTAGACTATTGCTGTTGTTTGGGATCGGATACGCATTGGCGTTGTAG
- a CDS encoding class I SAM-dependent methyltransferase, which translates to MIERIPEPELMGEEAQARAYSEADFAEPHDNFVAQFLERFPRLPVGAQVLDMGCGPADITCRFARAIPECRIDGVDGAAAMLRFGEQRVQDSGLGGRIRLIEGYLPGATLPRERYEVLISNSLLHHLPDPQTLWSTVNRHAAAGAIVFIMDLMRPASRERAQALVDHYTAGEPEVLRRDFYHSLLAAFTPAEVQTQLTAASLGQLELEVINDRHLIVSGRI; encoded by the coding sequence ATGATCGAGCGTATTCCCGAGCCCGAACTGATGGGCGAGGAGGCGCAGGCCCGCGCCTACTCGGAAGCCGATTTCGCCGAACCCCACGACAACTTCGTCGCCCAGTTCCTGGAACGCTTCCCGCGCTTACCGGTGGGTGCGCAAGTGCTGGACATGGGCTGCGGCCCGGCCGACATCACCTGCCGCTTCGCCCGCGCCATTCCCGAGTGCCGGATCGACGGGGTCGACGGCGCGGCCGCGATGCTGCGTTTCGGTGAGCAGCGTGTTCAGGATTCGGGGCTCGGCGGGCGCATTCGCCTCATCGAAGGTTATCTGCCCGGCGCCACACTGCCACGGGAACGTTACGAAGTACTGATCTCCAACAGCCTGTTGCATCATCTGCCCGACCCTCAAACCCTGTGGTCTACCGTCAATCGCCATGCCGCGGCCGGCGCCATCGTCTTCATCATGGATTTGATGCGCCCAGCCAGCCGCGAACGCGCCCAAGCGTTGGTGGATCACTACACGGCCGGCGAACCCGAGGTTCTGCGCCGTGATTTCTACCACTCGTTGTTGGCCGCCTTCACCCCTGCCGAAGTGCAAACACAGCTGACGGCCGCCTCGCTGGGACAGCTCGAACTCGAGGTCATCAACGATCGACACCTGATCGTCAGTGGTCGCATCTAG
- a CDS encoding DUF484 family protein, whose translation MSTQQQREEPSEEISESLVAGYLARHPDFFANHPNLLSEIQLSHNCGSAVSLIEHQVEALRAQNRQLRNKLMELVDVARDNDRTNERLHRLSVALLGSSGPEETVGTLNDSLREVFGADAVTLRIFGDPDNDTLGPYRVARDDLALVPFVEFFRNPKPQCGRLKPAQLEYLFGDRAAEIKSAALIPLAADEPLGFLAVGSCDAERFLLAMGTIFLARLGELIGYLLKPHVA comes from the coding sequence ATGAGCACGCAGCAGCAGCGCGAAGAACCCTCCGAAGAGATCAGCGAATCATTGGTAGCCGGTTACCTGGCACGCCATCCCGATTTCTTTGCCAACCACCCGAACCTGCTCTCCGAAATTCAACTTTCTCACAACTGCGGTTCAGCGGTATCGCTCATCGAACACCAGGTTGAGGCGCTGCGCGCTCAAAACCGCCAGCTGCGCAACAAGCTGATGGAGTTGGTCGACGTGGCGCGCGATAACGATCGCACCAACGAACGCCTGCACCGGCTTTCCGTCGCACTGCTGGGCAGCAGCGGTCCCGAAGAGACGGTAGGCACCCTGAACGACAGTCTGCGCGAGGTCTTCGGTGCCGACGCCGTCACACTGCGCATCTTTGGCGATCCCGACAACGATACGCTGGGCCCTTATCGCGTGGCACGCGACGATCTGGCGCTGGTCCCCTTCGTCGAGTTCTTCCGCAACCCAAAACCGCAATGCGGACGGCTGAAACCGGCCCAGCTGGAGTATCTGTTCGGCGATCGCGCAGCGGAAATCAAATCGGCCGCCCTGATCCCGCTCGCCGCCGACGAGCCCCTGGGTTTCCTTGCCGTGGGCAGCTGCGATGCCGAGCGTTTCCTGCTCGCCATGGGCACCATCTTCCTCGCCCGCCTCGGTGAACTGATCGGCTATCTGTTGAAACCCCACGTGGCATGA
- the lysA gene encoding diaminopimelate decarboxylase: MDHFEYRNGTLHAEDVDLHRIAAQYGTPCYVYSRATLERHWRAFDDAFADTDHLICYAVKANSNLGVLNVLVRLGSGFDIVSLGELERVLKAGGDPARILFSGVGKRVDEMRRALEVGIHCFNVESEAELEQLDQLARAMGKRAPVSLRVNPDVDAQTHPYISTGLKENKFGIDIATAERVYQRAAEMAGIEIVGVDCHIGSQLTQLSPFTEALDRMLALIARLADRGIAIKHIDLGGGLGIPYRDEQPPAPAQYSAALYERLGDLPYTLIVEPGRAIAGNAGILLTRVEYLKQTPHKNFAIVDAAMNDLIRPALYQVWQAILPVIEHGMGDRRVYDVVGPVCETGDWLGKERELAVVTGDLLAVRSAGAYGFVMSSNYNARPRAAEVMVDGDQTYLVRERESIEDLYAGEHLLPRDAS; the protein is encoded by the coding sequence ATGGATCATTTCGAATACCGCAACGGCACGCTGCACGCCGAAGATGTCGACCTGCACCGTATCGCCGCCCAGTACGGCACCCCCTGCTATGTCTACTCGCGCGCCACCCTGGAGCGCCACTGGCGGGCCTTCGACGACGCCTTTGCCGATACTGACCACCTGATCTGTTACGCGGTGAAGGCAAACTCCAACCTTGGTGTTCTCAACGTCCTCGTGCGGCTCGGTTCAGGCTTCGATATCGTCTCGCTCGGCGAACTGGAGCGCGTGCTCAAGGCCGGGGGCGATCCTGCCAGAATCCTCTTCTCCGGCGTTGGCAAACGAGTCGACGAGATGCGTCGCGCGCTGGAAGTGGGCATTCACTGTTTCAACGTTGAGTCCGAGGCCGAACTGGAACAACTCGACCAATTGGCGCGCGCAATGGGCAAGCGGGCCCCGGTTTCGCTGCGCGTCAATCCCGATGTCGACGCGCAGACCCACCCCTACATTTCCACCGGACTCAAAGAGAACAAGTTCGGCATCGACATCGCCACCGCCGAGCGCGTCTACCAGCGCGCCGCGGAGATGGCGGGTATCGAGATCGTGGGGGTGGATTGTCACATCGGCTCACAGCTCACGCAGCTCAGCCCCTTTACCGAGGCGCTGGATCGGATGCTGGCGTTGATCGCGCGGCTGGCCGATCGCGGCATCGCCATCAAGCACATCGATCTCGGCGGCGGGCTTGGCATCCCCTACCGTGACGAGCAGCCCCCGGCACCGGCCCAGTACAGCGCGGCGCTCTACGAACGCCTCGGCGACCTGCCCTACACGCTGATCGTCGAACCCGGGCGCGCCATCGCCGGCAACGCCGGGATACTGCTGACCCGGGTCGAATACCTCAAACAGACGCCACACAAGAATTTCGCCATCGTCGATGCGGCGATGAACGACCTCATCCGCCCCGCTCTCTATCAGGTCTGGCAAGCCATCCTGCCGGTGATCGAGCACGGCATGGGTGACAGGCGTGTCTACGACGTGGTCGGACCGGTATGCGAAACCGGCGACTGGCTGGGCAAGGAGCGCGAGTTGGCCGTCGTCACCGGCGACCTGCTGGCGGTACGCTCGGCGGGCGCCTACGGATTCGTGATGAGTTCCAACTACAACGCGCGGCCGCGCGCGGCCGAGGTGATGGTGGACGGCGATCAGACCTATCTGGTGCGCGAGCGCGAGTCGATCGAAGACCTCTACGCCGGCGAACACCTGCTGCCGCGCGACGCGTCATGA
- a CDS encoding SLC13/DASS family transporter yields the protein MPPAEWQQQGSVKRPSLGRVGLIVGPVVFLFVVWAPSPQGLTDVAQFTAAVALLMAIWWITEAIPIPATALLPIVLFPLLGVGSAGAVAANYAHHLIFLFLGGFWIAATLERWNLHRRIALHTIRIVGTSPHRVVLGFMVATAFLSMWLSNTATTMMMLPIGMAVLSRIAPEALQRDAGEPLVNPFGTALMLGIAYAASIGGVATLIGTPPNAVLAGVVEKLYGFKITFADWIVFGLPLSVVMLVLAWWYLTRLSFTRLPRVRGTGKETIRNEIQRIGPLTFQEKAVLAVFVSVAAAWIGHGLAPWTWLAKLQDSSIAIAGAIALFLLPAKDGHGGRLLDWPTAVKIPWDIILLFGGGFALADGFARSGLAEWIATQLAGLSGVGWVAIVAAVALLTIFLTEVTSNTATATMLLPIVASIAAGAGIHPLGPMAAAALAASFAFMLPVATPPNAVVFASRCVSIPQMARAGIWLNLLGFGMITLFVTVVLPAIWGLDLSNLPEAWRK from the coding sequence ATGCCACCGGCTGAATGGCAGCAGCAGGGCTCTGTAAAACGACCTTCGCTTGGTCGCGTAGGGTTGATAGTTGGGCCCGTTGTTTTCCTGTTTGTGGTGTGGGCGCCCAGTCCGCAAGGGCTGACTGACGTGGCTCAATTCACCGCTGCAGTGGCATTGCTGATGGCCATCTGGTGGATCACCGAGGCGATCCCCATTCCGGCGACGGCGTTGTTACCCATCGTGTTGTTCCCCCTCTTGGGCGTAGGGAGTGCTGGCGCGGTGGCGGCCAACTATGCTCATCATTTGATCTTTCTTTTTCTCGGCGGCTTCTGGATAGCGGCGACGCTGGAACGTTGGAATCTGCACCGGCGTATCGCGCTGCACACCATCCGCATCGTCGGCACCAGCCCGCACCGCGTGGTGCTGGGTTTTATGGTGGCCACGGCATTTCTCTCCATGTGGCTCAGCAATACCGCAACGACCATGATGATGCTGCCCATCGGTATGGCGGTGTTGAGTCGGATCGCGCCCGAGGCGTTGCAGCGGGATGCGGGCGAGCCGCTGGTGAACCCCTTCGGCACGGCGCTGATGTTGGGGATCGCCTATGCCGCTTCGATCGGCGGCGTGGCAACGCTGATCGGGACGCCACCCAATGCGGTGCTGGCTGGAGTGGTGGAGAAGCTCTACGGATTCAAGATCACCTTTGCCGATTGGATTGTCTTTGGTCTGCCGCTGAGTGTGGTGATGCTGGTGCTGGCGTGGTGGTATCTGACGCGGCTTTCCTTTACGCGCTTGCCGCGGGTGCGCGGTACCGGCAAGGAGACGATCCGTAACGAGATTCAACGAATTGGGCCGCTGACCTTTCAGGAAAAAGCGGTGTTGGCAGTCTTCGTGAGCGTGGCGGCTGCCTGGATCGGGCACGGACTGGCGCCGTGGACGTGGCTGGCGAAGTTGCAGGACTCATCCATCGCGATAGCGGGCGCCATCGCGCTGTTTCTGCTCCCCGCTAAAGATGGTCACGGCGGGCGGCTGCTCGACTGGCCGACAGCGGTGAAGATTCCCTGGGATATCATTCTGCTCTTTGGTGGCGGGTTTGCGTTGGCCGATGGCTTTGCGCGTAGTGGCCTGGCGGAGTGGATCGCCACGCAACTGGCCGGCCTCTCGGGCGTGGGTTGGGTCGCAATCGTTGCGGCGGTCGCATTGCTTACCATCTTTCTCACCGAAGTGACCTCCAATACCGCGACCGCCACCATGCTGTTGCCGATCGTTGCGAGCATCGCGGCGGGCGCCGGTATCCATCCCCTGGGGCCGATGGCGGCGGCCGCGCTGGCCGCTTCGTTCGCTTTTATGTTACCGGTAGCGACACCGCCCAATGCCGTGGTGTTTGCCAGTCGCTGTGTCTCGATCCCGCAGATGGCGCGTGCAGGTATCTGGCTCAACTTGCTCGGATTTGGGATGATAACGCTGTTCGTGACCGTGGTTTTGCCGGCAATCTGGGGACTCGATCTGAGCAACCTGCCCGAAGCCTGGCGCAAGTAG
- a CDS encoding acetyl-CoA C-acyltransferase, which yields MSNRRDVVVLSGVRTAIGDYGGSLKELGATELGAIAVREAIARSQVNPDQINHGVIGNVIHGEAKDMYASRVACINGGMSHHSQALTVNRLCGSGLQAIVSAAQLVMLGDADFAVGGGTESMSRAAYTLPAARWGARMGDAAMVDMMVGALTDPFATVHMGVTAENVAEKWGLTREAQDEFAVESHRRAIAAITEGRFKEQIVPVELKTRKGTTIFDTDEHARADATLEGMAKLRAVFKKDGSVTAGNASGINDGAAAVVLAEASVAEKQGLKPIARLVSYGFAGVDPAYMGEGPIPAVKVALARAGLSVADLDVIESNEAFAAQALAVCKGLEFDPAKTNPNGGAVALGHPVGATGAVLTVKALYELQRIGGRYGLVTMCIGGGQGIAAVYERL from the coding sequence ATGAGCAATAGACGTGATGTGGTGGTGCTGAGCGGCGTGCGCACGGCGATTGGCGATTACGGCGGATCTCTGAAAGAGTTGGGCGCCACCGAGTTGGGTGCGATCGCGGTGCGCGAGGCGATCGCCCGCTCCCAGGTCAATCCTGACCAGATCAACCATGGTGTGATCGGCAATGTCATCCACGGTGAAGCGAAGGATATGTACGCCTCACGCGTGGCCTGTATCAACGGCGGCATGTCGCACCACTCGCAGGCGCTGACGGTCAATCGCCTCTGCGGTTCGGGTCTGCAGGCGATCGTATCCGCCGCGCAGCTGGTGATGCTGGGTGATGCCGACTTCGCTGTGGGCGGCGGCACCGAGTCCATGAGCCGGGCGGCCTATACATTGCCGGCGGCCCGCTGGGGTGCGCGCATGGGCGATGCCGCGATGGTCGATATGATGGTGGGTGCGCTCACCGATCCCTTCGCTACCGTGCATATGGGTGTCACGGCCGAGAACGTCGCGGAGAAGTGGGGTCTGACCCGCGAGGCCCAGGATGAGTTTGCGGTGGAGAGTCACCGCCGTGCCATCGCGGCCATTACCGAAGGACGCTTCAAGGAGCAGATCGTGCCGGTGGAGCTGAAAACCCGCAAAGGCACCACGATCTTCGACACCGATGAACATGCCCGCGCTGACGCCACGCTCGAAGGCATGGCCAAGCTGCGTGCGGTCTTCAAGAAGGACGGCAGCGTCACGGCGGGCAATGCTTCCGGGATCAACGACGGCGCGGCGGCGGTCGTGCTGGCCGAGGCGTCAGTGGCCGAGAAGCAGGGGCTCAAGCCCATCGCCCGGCTGGTCTCCTATGGCTTTGCCGGTGTCGATCCGGCTTACATGGGTGAAGGCCCGATACCCGCGGTCAAGGTGGCGCTGGCGCGCGCCGGGTTGAGCGTCGCGGATCTCGATGTGATCGAGTCCAACGAAGCCTTTGCCGCCCAGGCGCTGGCGGTCTGCAAGGGCCTGGAGTTCGATCCGGCCAAGACCAACCCCAACGGCGGTGCGGTGGCGTTGGGCCATCCGGTCGGCGCGACGGGTGCCGTGCTGACCGTCAAGGCGCTCTACGAACTGCAGCGCATCGGCGGCAGGTACGGGCTGGTGACCATGTGCATCGGCGGTGGCCAGGGCATCGCCGCGGTCTACGAGCGGTTGTAA
- a CDS encoding citrate synthase, which produces MSQNATLTIGNEQFEFPITEGNEGERGIDIRELRNRTGLITLDPGYGNTGSCESAITFIDGEKGILRYRGIPIEQFEATPNFVEVAWLLIFGRLPTEDEYKGFSALLTDHANIDESMKHHFAGFPRTAPPMAILSAMINALSCFYPELFELEDHDLFQLAAARLISKVRTIAAFAYRRSKGQPYIYPDPALRYVPNFLHMMFSQPYSQHLCSETVRDALNLILILHADHEQNCSTSTVRMVGSSQANLFASCAAGVCALWGPLHGGANVEVLNMLEDIHRGNTSAEEYVKLAKAKDSKVRLMGFGHRVYKNFDPRARILGRIAEKLLPQLEVHDPLLDIARKLEEIALKDPYFIDRNLYPNVDFYSGIILRAIGIPTNMFTVIFAIGRLPGWIAHWREQDETLGTKIARPRQIYTGNTVTDYVPIEKRVSG; this is translated from the coding sequence ATGTCGCAGAATGCCACGCTGACCATTGGTAACGAGCAGTTCGAATTCCCCATTACGGAGGGCAACGAAGGCGAACGCGGCATCGACATCCGGGAATTGCGCAACCGTACCGGCCTCATCACCCTCGATCCCGGCTACGGCAACACCGGCAGCTGCGAAAGCGCCATCACCTTCATCGATGGTGAAAAGGGCATCCTGCGCTATCGCGGCATTCCCATCGAACAGTTCGAGGCGACGCCCAACTTCGTCGAAGTGGCGTGGCTGTTGATCTTCGGGCGGCTCCCAACGGAGGACGAATACAAAGGCTTCTCGGCGCTGCTCACCGATCACGCCAACATCGACGAGTCGATGAAGCACCACTTCGCGGGCTTCCCGCGCACCGCTCCCCCCATGGCCATACTCTCGGCCATGATCAACGCGCTCTCCTGCTTCTATCCGGAGCTTTTCGAGCTCGAGGATCATGATCTTTTTCAGCTCGCCGCCGCGCGCCTGATCAGTAAAGTGCGCACCATCGCGGCCTTCGCCTATCGCCGCTCCAAGGGCCAGCCCTACATCTACCCGGACCCGGCGCTGCGTTACGTGCCCAACTTCCTGCACATGATGTTCTCGCAGCCCTACTCGCAGCATCTCTGCTCGGAGACGGTGCGCGATGCGCTCAACCTGATCCTGATCCTGCACGCCGATCACGAACAGAACTGCTCTACCTCCACGGTGCGCATGGTCGGCTCCAGTCAGGCCAATCTGTTTGCTTCCTGCGCCGCCGGCGTCTGCGCGCTGTGGGGGCCGCTGCACGGCGGCGCCAACGTCGAGGTGCTCAACATGCTGGAAGATATCCACCGCGGCAACACCTCGGCCGAGGAGTACGTGAAACTGGCAAAGGCCAAGGACAGCAAGGTGCGCCTGATGGGTTTCGGACACCGCGTTTACAAAAACTTCGACCCGCGCGCCAGGATCCTGGGCCGCATCGCCGAAAAGCTGCTGCCGCAGCTGGAGGTCCACGATCCGCTGCTCGACATCGCCCGCAAGCTCGAAGAGATCGCGCTCAAGGATCCCTACTTCATCGACCGCAACCTCTATCCCAACGTCGACTTCTACAGCGGCATCATTCTGCGCGCCATCGGCATCCCGACCAATATGTTTACCGTCATCTTCGCCATCGGCCGCCTGCCGGGCTGGATCGCGCACTGGCGCGAGCAGGATGAAACCCTGGGCACCAAGATCGCGCGGCCGCGCCAGATCTATACCGGCAATACCGTGACCGACTACGTGCCGATCGAGAAGCGGGTGAGCGGCTGA
- a CDS encoding diaminopimelate epimerase produces MQRNFTKMHGLGNDFVVFDAISQPLRLTPEQIRRIADRHFGIGCDQVLVVEPPRSDAADFGYRIYNADGGEVEQCGNGARCFARFIHEQGLTDKAEVVVETSSRLIRLSRPVDNQVTVDMGVPVLEPARIPFDAPTRQARYPLKLEGGAVEIGAVSMGNPHAVLQVSDVETAPVSELGALIEHHPRFPQRVNVGFMQVVTPTHIRLRVFERGVGETLACGTGACAAVVVGNLQGLLQSQVEVDLRGGRLVLSWPGEGASVHMTGPAERVFQGQIEL; encoded by the coding sequence ATGCAACGCAATTTCACCAAGATGCACGGCCTGGGCAACGATTTCGTCGTCTTCGACGCGATCAGCCAACCCCTGCGGCTCACACCCGAACAGATCCGTCGTATCGCAGATCGCCACTTCGGTATCGGCTGTGATCAGGTGCTGGTGGTGGAGCCACCGCGCAGCGATGCGGCCGATTTCGGCTACCGCATCTACAACGCCGACGGGGGTGAGGTCGAGCAGTGCGGCAACGGCGCGCGCTGTTTTGCACGCTTCATTCACGAACAGGGTCTCACGGACAAGGCCGAGGTTGTCGTCGAAACCTCATCCCGCCTGATTCGCCTGTCGCGGCCCGTCGATAACCAGGTCACGGTGGATATGGGCGTGCCTGTTCTCGAACCCGCGCGCATCCCTTTCGACGCGCCGACGCGTCAGGCACGCTACCCGCTCAAGCTTGAAGGCGGCGCCGTCGAGATTGGCGCCGTATCGATGGGTAACCCGCACGCGGTACTGCAGGTCAGCGACGTCGAAACCGCGCCCGTCAGCGAGCTGGGCGCGCTCATCGAGCACCATCCGCGCTTCCCGCAGCGGGTCAATGTCGGATTCATGCAGGTCGTCACACCCACCCACATTCGGCTGCGGGTGTTCGAACGCGGCGTTGGCGAGACGCTCGCCTGCGGTACCGGCGCCTGCGCGGCGGTGGTCGTCGGTAATCTGCAGGGCTTGCTGCAGTCGCAGGTCGAGGTCGACCTGCGCGGTGGCAGACTTGTGTTAAGCTGGCCCGGTGAAGGCGCATCGGTGCATATGACCGGCCCGGCTGAGCGGGTATTCCAGGGGCAGATCGAATTATGA
- a CDS encoding bile acid:sodium symporter family protein, with amino-acid sequence MELALIIRIGLPVALFAVMLGMGMTLGAGDFRRVVNRPRAFALGFSAQLVLLPLLALVLVELFKLPGELAVGLLVLSFCPSGTTSNLFSYLARADVALSISLTAVASVVTPFTVPLLTRWVLEWQMGAAQPVPFPVVTTMLQLAVVVLLPVLIGMIWKSRRPAACRRWQPSVHRASVVLFATVILSMVIDQWERLAQFLALSGVVCLVMIVCAMALGWAVARIGRLDTAQTKTISIEVGMQHGGMALVVTQGVLANPTMSIVPVMYGLLMLIPILLLVAVARLHDQRNLVAG; translated from the coding sequence ATGGAACTGGCACTGATAATTCGGATCGGCCTGCCGGTCGCCTTGTTCGCGGTGATGCTGGGCATGGGCATGACTCTGGGGGCGGGCGATTTTCGTCGGGTGGTGAATCGGCCACGGGCTTTCGCTCTCGGGTTCTCCGCCCAACTGGTGCTGTTGCCGCTGTTGGCGCTGGTGTTGGTCGAGTTGTTCAAGCTGCCCGGGGAGTTGGCGGTAGGGCTCCTCGTGCTGAGTTTCTGTCCCAGCGGCACGACGAGCAATCTCTTTTCCTACCTGGCGCGTGCCGATGTCGCGCTGTCGATCAGCCTGACCGCGGTTGCCTCGGTAGTGACGCCGTTTACCGTTCCGTTGCTTACCCGTTGGGTGCTGGAGTGGCAGATGGGCGCCGCACAGCCGGTGCCCTTCCCGGTGGTGACGACCATGCTGCAGCTCGCCGTGGTTGTACTGCTGCCGGTTTTGATTGGCATGATCTGGAAGTCGCGCAGACCGGCGGCATGCCGACGCTGGCAGCCATCGGTGCATCGGGCGTCGGTAGTGCTGTTCGCCACAGTGATACTGTCGATGGTAATCGATCAGTGGGAACGCCTGGCCCAGTTTCTCGCTCTGTCGGGTGTAGTCTGCCTCGTGATGATCGTCTGCGCCATGGCGTTGGGTTGGGCGGTGGCGCGTATCGGCCGACTCGATACCGCGCAGACCAAGACCATCAGCATCGAGGTAGGCATGCAGCACGGCGGCATGGCGCTGGTTGTGACCCAGGGCGTGTTGGCCAACCCGACCATGTCCATCGTACCGGTGATGTACGGCCTGTTGATGCTGATCCCCATTTTGTTGCTGGTAGCGGTCGCGCGCCTTCATGACCAACGAAACCTTGTCGCTGGTTAA